The Negativicutes bacterium DNA window TCAGGACACATTCTGGCGCACATCACGCAGGCAATGCATTGCTCCTGATCAGTAACTGTTACGGGATAATATCCCTTGGCATTCATCTGTTTACCCATGACCAGGATATTTTTGGGACAGGCAGTGGTGCAAAGAGCACATCCTTTACAACGATCTTCAAAAATTATCACCTTATTAGCCATAATTTCTCCTCCTACTCTCTCTGTTTTTATATTCGTTCCCACGGCGGGAGCATTTGCCGATCGACTAAAAATAAAGGTTCGGCAATATGTGGCGCCACCACGTCACCAAAAGCACGATCCACCGCCGCAAAGGCAATGGGTAAGCCGCAGCGCTCTGCTACCTGCTGCACAATTTTGTAGCCTTCCAAAATGACCTCTGCTGTTGTTTCCATACTCAAATTCGTATTGGCAACAATGGCTGTGATAGGAATGCGCGAGCGCCATTCGATGCGCTCTTTCATATTGATGATCTCTTCCACCGTCTGCGAAAATGGGCGGCGGGTATTGACCACAAACAAAATTTCATGATCCGTTGCCCGAAACTGGTCGCGATACTGCCCCAAAGCGGTCGCTCCCGCATCGTCACCGCCTACATCCATAATTACCTTCAGCTTTTCGTTTTGAAAAACCGTGTAAATCACCGGGGAAATGGCGGGCAGATCCGCGTCAGCCAAGTCGCCTTGCGGCAGAATCACCCGAATATTGCGGTCGATTAATTTGGCGCGAAACTCTCTTGCCCGAAAGTAGGGTTTGACAATATCCAAATCGACAATGGCAATTTGGTCGTAGGCAGGAGCGATTTGCTGCACGGCATTCAAAGCCAACTCTGTTTTGCCGCTGCCATAGGGTCCCACAAAAACGGTGACACGATGATCAAACATAGATCTTCACCTCATCCTGTCCCTGTAAAACGCGTAAAGCGCCTTCCGCTAAGGCCAGCAGCTCATCTTCACCGGGATAAATCTTCACAGGTGCCAGAAAACGGACCTTATTCTGGATGTAATCCGTCAGGATTTTACTATAAGCCAAGCCGCCGGTCAGCAGGATGGCATCAATTTTGCCATCGAGCACAACCGCAGCCGCACCGATTTCCTTGGCAATCTGATAAGCCATGGCCTCAAACACTTCTTTGGCTTTCGTATCGCCGGCATTGATACGAGCGATAATCTCGCGTCCGTCATTGCTGCCCAGATAAGCCAACAAACCGCCCTGACCGACAAAATGCTTGCGCAACTGCGCTTCGCTGTATTTGCCGCTGTAGGCAAGGCGAATCACGCCTTCCACCGGTAAGGAACCGGCTCGCTCAGGTGAAAAAGGCCCGTCTCCGTCGAGCGCATTATTGGTATCAATGGCTTTACCCTGTGCATGGGCCGTTACAGAAATACCGCCGCCCAGATGGGCCACAATCAAATTCGTCTCGTTATAGGCTTTGCCAAGTGATTCCGCCTCCCGGTAAGCGACTGCTTTTTGATTCAAAGCATGAAAAACACTGCGCCGTGTCAATTCCGGCATGCCGGTATAGCGGGCAATCGGTTGCATTTCATCCACAACAACAGGATCAACAATATACGCCGGCACACCGGCTTCGGCAGCAAAGGCATCCGCCAGCAGACCGCCCAGATTGGAAGCGTGCTGACCG harbors:
- a CDS encoding 4Fe-4S binding protein, which gives rise to MANKVIIFEDRCKGCALCTTACPKNILVMGKQMNAKGYYPVTVTDQEQCIACVMCARMCPDCAIQIEK
- the buk gene encoding butyrate kinase: MEKNLILAINPGSTSTKIGIFRERTLLAEETLRHSAEQLQPFPLIIDQYQFRYQAVKNCLTQNGFALQQFVAIVGRGGMMKPIASGTYLVNEAMKEDLRIGYSGQHASNLGGLLADAFAAEAGVPAYIVDPVVVDEMQPIARYTGMPELTRRSVFHALNQKAVAYREAESLGKAYNETNLIVAHLGGGISVTAHAQGKAIDTNNALDGDGPFSPERAGSLPVEGVIRLAYSGKYSEAQLRKHFVGQGGLLAYLGSNDGREIIARINAGDTKAKEVFEAMAYQIAKEIGAAAVVLDGKIDAILLTGGLAYSKILTDYIQNKVRFLAPVKIYPGEDELLALAEGALRVLQGQDEVKIYV